The Vicia villosa cultivar HV-30 ecotype Madison, WI linkage group LG1, Vvil1.0, whole genome shotgun sequence genome includes a region encoding these proteins:
- the LOC131635994 gene encoding aldehyde dehydrogenase family 2 member B4, mitochondrial-like, translating into MAARSLSRLLSRSLSSSSEAAASLLRSPLGRKSEGWSNINRFSTAAAVEELITPQVPINYTQLLINGKFVDAASGKTFPTYDPRTGEVIAQVAEGDAEDINRAVAAAREAFDNGPWPKMTAYERSRILLRFADLVEKHNDEIAALETWNNGKIYDQAAKTEVPMFVRLFRYYAGWADKIHGLTLPADGDYHVQTLHEPIGVVGQIIPWNFPLLMFAWKVGPALACGNTIVLKTSEQTPLTALIVAKLLHEAGLPPGVLNIVSGYGPIAGAPLASHMDVDKLAFTGSTDTGKIVHQLAAKSNLKPVTLELGGKSPFIICEDADVDKAVEIAHFALFFNQGQCCCAGSRTFVHESIYDEFLEKAKARALRRVVGDPFKKGVEQGPQIDSKQFEKVLRYIKSGIDSNATLECGGGRLGSKGFFVQPTVFSNVQDDMLIATDEIFGPVQSILKFRDIDEVIRRANATRYGLAAGVFTKNLSTANTLMRALRAGTVWINCFDVFDAAIPFGGYKMSGNGREKGIYSLNNYLQVKAVVSPVKNPAWL; encoded by the exons ATGGCAGCTCGCTCACTTTCCCGTTTGCTCTCTCGCTctctatcttcttcttctgaagctGCTGCTTCTCTGCTTCGCTCACCACTAG GAAGAAAATCTGAAGGGTGGAGTAACATAAACAGATTTAGCACTGCTGCAGCTGTTGAGGAATTGATTACTCCTCAAGTTCCAATCAATTATACACAGCTTCTCATAAATGGAAAATTTGTAGATGCTGCATCAG GGAAAACATTTCCAACTTATGACCCGCGCACAGGAGAAGTGATTGCTCAGGTAGCTGAAGGCGATGCTGAAGATATCAATCGTGCAGTAGCAGCAGCTCGTGAGGCCTTTGATAATGGACCTTGGCCTAAAATGACTGCTTAT GAAAGAAGTCGTATATTGTTGCgctttgctgatttggttgagaAGCATAATGATGAGATTGCAGCCTTGGAGACATGGAACAATGGAAAGATTTATGATCAGGCTGCCAAGACTGAAGTACCTATGTTTGTGCGTTTATTTCGCTATTATGCTG GGTGGGCAGATAAAATTCATGGGTTGACACTCCCAGCGGATGGAGATTATCATGTCCAGACATTGCATGAACCAATTGGTGTAGTAGGACAAATTATACCTTGGAATTTTCCTCTTCTTATGTTTGCTTGGAAAGTTGGACCAGCACTAGCATGTGGTAATACCATTGTCCTCAAAACTTCTGAGCAAACACCACTAACGGCTCTCATCGTGGCGAAACTGCTTCATGAG GCTGGTCTTCCCCCAGGTGTTCTCAATATAGTTTCTGGCTATGGTCCAATTGCTGGCGCACCTCTTGCAAGTCATATGGACGTGGATAAG TTAGCATTCACCGGATCAACGGATACTGGAAAAATTGTGCATCAACTGGCTGCAAAAAGCAATCTTAAGCCCGTGACATTGGAACTTGGAGGAAAATCACCTTTCATTATTTGTGAAGATGCTGATGTTGACAAGGCTGTTGAAATTGCACACTTTGCTCTATTTTTTAATCAG GGGCAATGTTGTTGTGCTGGATCCCGTACCTTCGTACATGAGAGTATCTATGACGAGTTCTTGGAGAAAGCGAAGGCGCGGGCTTTGAGGCGTGTTGTTGGTGATCCATTTAAGAAAGGTGTAGAACAAGGTCCTCAG ATTGATTCGAAACAATTTGAGAAAGTACTTAGGTACATAAAGTCTGGAATTGATAGCAATGCTACTCTTGAATGTGGAGGAGGGAGATTGGGTTCAAAAGGCTTCTTTGTACAACCAACAGTATTCTCAAATGTTCag GATGATATGTTGATAGCAACGGATGAAATCTTTGGACCAGTTCAGTCCATCTTGAAATTCAG GGACATTGATGAAGTGATACGACGGGCAAATGCGACGCGTTATGGTTTAGCGGCAGGTGTTTTCACGAAAAATTTGAGCACAGCCAACACCCTGATGCGGGCACTGAGAGCTGGAACAGTGTGGATTAATTGCTTTGATGTTTTTGATGCTGCAATTCCTTTTGGTGGTTACAAGATGAGTGGGAATGGTAGGGAGAAAGGAATCTATAGTCTTAATAACTATCTGCAGGTAAAAGCTGTGGTGTCTCCAGTAAAGAATCCTGCGTGGTTGTAG
- the LOC131605186 gene encoding uncharacterized protein LOC131605186, which yields MPGPGPHLIYAMGSGLGLTAISNGRFSPHHTLTYTINSFFGPDIGSFSEWLGSLLGGPADSVASAVADLIHHPFYYILILGFPLCFLYSKISSFLVHSHLLESSLPKVPLTKMQCFFLISAGSFTHFFLDHLFEENGKTTMYTWILSTGWWKTRAPVNPDAVVVVSSLCVCLIGGFFYLNRASSSNSLKKKSYQSILLVIFIASLYCIWCITQIYWISPRRPAVGEEADLGVLVFLAIYFFLPYGLCIMSMYQKNLDSNQIPL from the exons ATGCCAGGCCCTGGTCCTCACCTGATCTATGCCATGGGCTCGGGCCTTGGTCTAACCGCCATCTCTAACGGCAGATTTAGTCCACACCACACGCTCACATACACCATCAACTCCTTCTTTGGACCTGATATTGGTTCCTTCTCCGAGTGGCTTGGCTCTCTTCTTGGCGGTCCAGCTGATTCCGTAGCCTCGGCAGTGGCCGATCTCATCCACCATCCCTTCTATTACATCCTTATCTTGGGATTTCCTCTTTGCTTTCTTTACTCTAAGATTTCCTCTTTTCTTGTTCATTCACACCTTCTTGAATCTTCACTACCCAAG GTGCCTCTTACAAAGATGCAGTGTTTTTTCTTGATTTCTGCGGGATCTTTTACTCATTTCTTTCTAGATCATCTATTCGag GAGAATGGGAAAACAACCATGTACACTTGGATTTTGAGCACTGGTTGGTGGAAAACTAGAGCACCCGTTAACCCGGATGCTGTTGTTGTAGTGAGCTCCTTATGTGTTTGCTTAATTGGTGGATTCTTCTACCTAAACAG AGCAAGTTCCTCAAACTCATTAAAGAAAAAATCATATCAGTCAATACTACTTGTGATATTCATAGCTTCTTTATACTGTATATGGTGTATAACTCAGATATATTGGATCAGTCCCCGTCGTCCAGCGGTTGGAGAAGAAGCTGATCTTGGTGTTCTTGTGTTCTTAGCTATATATTTCTTTCTACCTTATGGTTTGTGTATAATGTCCATGTACCAAAAAAATCTTGATTCTAATCAAATTCCACTCTAA